From Thunnus albacares chromosome 22, fThuAlb1.1, whole genome shotgun sequence, the proteins below share one genomic window:
- the LOC122974413 gene encoding fatty acid-binding protein, intestinal-like codes for MVIHNPTLCYCLQPNEPAAMAFNGSWKVDRSENYDKFMEQMGINIMKRKLAEHDNLKVIIEQTGDKFHIKESSTFRTKEIDFTLGVLFDYSLADGTEVSGAWEMEGDMLKGKFTRKDNNKVLTTTRTLVGGELVQSYNYEGVDAKRIFKKQ; via the exons ATGGTCATTCACAATCCCACGCTCTGCTACTGCCTTCAACCCAACGAGCCTGCAGCCATGGCATTCAACGGATCCTGGAAGGTCGATCGCAGCGAGAATTATGACAAGTTCATGGAGCAAAtgg GTATTAACATCATGAAGCGCAAGCTGGCAGAGCACGACAACCTGAAGGTCATCATCGAGCAGACAGGGGACAAGTTTCACATCAAAGAGTCCAGCACCTTCCGCACCAAAGAAATTGACTTCACCCTGGGCGTCTTGTTCGACTACAGCTTGGCCGATGGCACTGAAGTCTCA GGTGCGTGGGAGATGGAGGGTGACATGCTGAAAGGCAAATTTACCAGGAAAGACAACAACAAGGTCCTGACCACCACCAGAACTCTGGTGGGAGGAGAACTCGTGCAG AGTTACAACTACGAGGGAGTGGATGCTAAGAGAATTTTCAAGAAGCAGTGA